In one Lolium rigidum isolate FL_2022 chromosome 3, APGP_CSIRO_Lrig_0.1, whole genome shotgun sequence genomic region, the following are encoded:
- the LOC124698635 gene encoding transmembrane protein 230-like yields the protein MTARRNVPYSVLPTEDKDEDNVDRRFTYTPKSLRRIPWKSIALALFLLLLGSSLLFLSYFISTGHMEGDSSQVYGLLFLGILAFLPGFYETRVAYYSWREAPGYTFASIPDY from the exons ATGACGGCCAGACGCAACGTTCCTTATTCTGTTCTTCCCACAGAGGACAAGGATGAAGACAATGTTGATCGTCGGTTCACATACACTCCAAAATCCTTGAGGAGGATCCCCTGGAAGTCAATTGCCCTAGcattgttcctcctcctcctaggaAGCTCTCTTCTGTTCCTTTCATATTTTATATCCACAGGTCACATGGAAGGTGACAGCTCTCAGGTGTATGGTTTACTGTTCCTGGGTATCCTGGCCTTTCTTCCTG GATTTTATGAGACTCGAGTTGCTTACTATTCATGGAGAGAAGCACCAGGGTACACATTTGCATCCATTCCAGATTATTAA
- the LOC124702841 gene encoding formin-like protein 20, translating to MSTHLPSHSATMALMRKLFARKAMDGLSPVSERVFVFNSCMSTEALDEDTHKDYLTSTIIQLKGSNPYASLMVINFAAAPTGTDAVHSLLRQGTTAVVTDYPSRYAGYGAAWPVLAFAMASLLVYIEEAAPEQRTLDAVYGRAPVEMLSAGSPLDPRPSHLRYLQYVARLRDKGSLIGIAKQERFVLDCLIFRAVPDFDGGGGCRPVVRVHGEPRLPHTDASPEVLFSTSRIKQQFKHYKQADCVVIKADIGCQIQGDVVIECIHVGDENHEDIMFRVMFNTCFLRSNMMVFTLDDIDLPWNGSKEKFQQDFKIEVFFSEVELSDIDESHDDCELSSLGNEDEFYDFDEILIDSDFDLKDHEWHGETSRQVYSQEADLHTEGSETGASDSASGSSEERGDDDDIGASDSASNSSEEKGGISTDDEAGLIHGGNVTRQSKDPRLGETSYLLEVGSSSSIPPIVPTRSMDQEMSTSCQNNKSAQEGAIPEGLIPMQDGPYGALNHQPMRKTRQKQAAIISPVPIIRKKIRKDTGSDDKNPTISNRVASQQGALVATSSSRGSTPQAKTTSSPPKEYDIANRLKQGAAQARRTSNLSKEHLKHSSQQQARGDPTAQKNFANGTATRSEVKQIVFTRHTTPSFAPSPLGRELNQQDNKGSHSPLDKNKKPVTRPSENPMTGKTQKQEATVSSVVDTPRRTAVMKKSLSLPVISEMATIASSGKIRTMTSLPGVNTSRPSSGFHIAASSLSPRANKHGISPPSSPGRSPLAGSKAHRAVPVARPDMQQGTSAPVRLPRRASLSELSKSLSTPRASDGHSLSPKTSRVIQNHPEPSRASARSLSPLSPKSTRTHPSTKSTVTHSSSKDNNRTGAAPARPTRLSS from the exons ATGTCAACTCATCtcccttc ACATTCAGCCACCATGGCGCTCATGAGGAAGCTCTTCGCTCGGAAGGCCATGGATGGATTGTCGCCTGTCTCTGAGCGGGTCTTCG TGTTCAACTCTTGCATGTCGACCGAAGCACTCGACGAGGACACGCACAAAGATTACCTGACCAGCACCATCATCCAGCTCAAGGGCTCCAACCCGTACGCCTCGCTCATGGTCATCAACTTCGCCGCGGCACCGACCGGAACCGATGCCGTCCACTCCCTCCTCCGGCAGGGCACCACCGCCGTCGTCACCGACTACCCGTCCCGGTACGCCGGCT ACGGCGCGGCGTGGCCTGTCCTCGCCTTCGCCATGGCTAGCCTACTGGTGTATATCGAGGAGGCCGCGCCGGAGCAGAGGACTCTGGATGCGGTGTACGGGagagcaccggtggagatgctcagtGCCGGCTCGCCGCTGGATCCGCGGCCGTCTCATCTGAGGTATCTGCAGTATGTGGCAAGGCTCAGGGACAAGGGCTCCCTGATTGGCATCGCCAAGCAGGAGCGCTTCGTCCTGGACTGCCTGATCTTCAGAGCTGTTCCggattttgacggcggcggtggctgtAGGCCGGTTGTTCGTGTCCACGGCGAGCCGCGTCTGCCGCACACCGATGCGTCGCCCGAGGTTCTGTTTAGCACATCAAGGATCAAGCAACAGTTCAAGCACTATAAGCAG GCAGATTGCGTGGTGATCAAGGCTGACATTGGGTGTCAGATACAAGGTGATGTggtcatcgagtgcatccatgtTGGTGATGAAAATCATGAGGATATAATGTTCAGGGTCATGTTCAACACTTGTTTTCTGCGGTCTAACATGATGGTTTTCACCCTGGATGACATTGATCTGCCATGGAATGGCAGCAAGGAGAAGTTTCAACAGGACTTCAAGATTGAG GTGTTCTTCTCAGAGGTGGAACTATCAGACATTGATGAGAGCCATGACGACTGTGAACTTTCATCACTTGGAAATGAAGATGAGTTCTATGACTTTGACGAGATCTTGATCGACTCGGATTTTGATCTAAAGGATCATGAATGGCATGGCGAAACTTCACGACAAGTTTACAGTCAAGAGGCAGATCTCCACACAGAGGGGAGTGAAACCGGAGCTTCAGACAGTGCAAGCGGTAGTTCAGAAGAGAGAGGAGATGATGATGATATCGGGGCATCAGATAGCGCAAGTAATAGTTCCGAAGAGAAAGGAGGTATTAGCACTGATGATGAGGCTGGGCTGATCCATGGAGGGAATGTTACTAGACAAAGCAAAGATCCTAGATTAGGGGAAACAAGTTATCTACTGGAAGTTGGAAGCAGCAGTTCTATTCCACCAATTGTTCCCACAAGAAGTATGGATCAAGAGATGTCAACTAGTTGCCAAAATAACAAAAGTGCACAAGAAGGAGCAATCCCAGAAGGACTGATTCCCATGCAAGATGGCC CATATGGAGCCCTAAACCACCAGCCTATGAGAAAAACTAGACAGAAACAAGCTGCCATTATCTCACCAGTTCCCATCATTAGAAAGAAAATCAGGAAAGATACTGGATCAGATGATAAGAATCCTACAATATCAAATAGAGTAGCCTCACAACAGGGGGCACTTGTTGCTACTTCTAGCTCCAGGGGCAGTACGCCTCAAGCAAAGACAACTTCATCTCCTCCCAAAGAATATGACATTGCTAACAGGTTGAAGCAAGGGGCAGCTCAAGCAAGACGAACATCTAACCTTTCTAAGGAACACTTGAAGCATAGTTCTCAACAACAAGCAAGGGGAGATCCGACGGCTCAAAAGAATTTCGCAAATGGCACTGCCACAAGGTCAGAGGTAAAACAAATAGTTTTCACCCGGCACACAACTCCATCTTTTGCACCGAGTCCTCTAGGCCGAGAGCTAAATCAACAAGACAACAAAGGCAGCCATAGTCCATTGGATAAAAATAAGAAACCAGTTACTCGTCCCTCTGAGAACCCTATGACTGGGAAAACACAAAAACAAGAGGCAACAGTATCATCAGTCGTAGACACTCCTCGTCGAACAGCCGTTATGAAGAAATCCTTGTCGTTGCCAGTAATCTCAGAAATGGCAACTATTGCTTCCTCAGGAAAGATCAGGACTATGACTTCACTCCCTGGTGTCAACACATCTCGTCCTAGCTCCGGATTTCACATAGCTGCTTCTTCGTTGTCACCCCGAGCAAATAAACATGGCATATCACCGCCTTCATCCCCAGGAAGATCGCCACTGGCTGGTTCCAAAGCCCACAGAGCAGTGCCAGTTGCTCGGCCAGATATGCAGCAGGGCACATCAGCTCCAGTCAGGTTGCCTCGCCGTGCATCACTCAGCGAGTTATCCAAATCTCTATCAACCCCAAGAGCGAGCGATGGACACTCCCTATCGCCAAAAACATCTAGAGTCATCCAGAACCATCCAGAACCATCCAGAGCCAGTGCCAGAAGTTTGTCCCCTCTATCGCCAAAATCAACAAGAACACATCCATCAACAAAGAGCACAGTTACCCATTCCAGCTCCAAAGACAATAACAGAACTGGAGCTGCACCAGCAAGGCCAACGAGATTAAGTTCCTGA